The following are encoded together in the Kribbella voronezhensis genome:
- a CDS encoding phosphodiester glycosidase family protein: MSPFRPSINRATTGRRTAVSVLAGGLLATGAFAPAFAQPVPDPGRAPVEALRHSSAPSDIADVAIAPAGEGLVTSRKDSPVAPGVNYTAFERLDARGWLRGDFLVADLDQHGVTVDYVNTGKVSGGLPLSQQLARKGAIAGVNGDFFDINDTTAPLGVGIERGGRLINAPAAGHNDTAVIGKDGLGKIAQVFLQGTATDDDATKLDLTNLNSPTVDANGIGLYTPEWGDAPRTRTVDGLPTVREVLLRDGVVVSSATTPGTTPLAANELALIGRDTGATALAAFEVGDKVEVQYGPRSDAADIAVGISGNVQLARDGKVPDDVPDADLAPRTAVGFTDNGRRMVLLTVDGRATGSRGLSLKEMGQLMVGLGADDVLNLDGGGSSTMLARSPGEQAPEVVNNPSDGGERLVPNGLGLLPTKGSGRLTGFQVEAAGTAAELPDTDISKSSRVLTGLSRVLTARGHDETYAPAPGTPYWSVGSNARVTSQGVVTGRRAGDVIVTAQRGQARGRFPMTVLGTPIRLAPSTRQVSLPDATSKGFFTVDGFDADGFSTWVEPRDVQLTYDPALIKLVARGNGFDVTAVGADAVSTVVTAKVGALTTQLSVTAGLTSQVVDEVDDPAKWQANAVPVGAATASRSVAEGHDGGQAIALDYSLTGSTATRAAYLSQTPQQTLPGQPQKLGAWVYGDGKGAWLRANAYDGAGGSAQTLNLAAAVDWTGWKYVEATIPPGLTMPLRFWRIYVVETVPTRQYSGRIVIDDLTVRGAPPVTMTPPAKVIDPMVVTDGTVTGGGRWRFAVMSDAQFTADDPESGNAKQARRTIREALAQHPDFLVINGDFVDRGFANDIALAKKIIDEEVAGKVPVHYVPGNHESYGPGDLSEWTKVFGAPTSTFDHKGTRFVLRDSSLGSLRAGGFDQILDLRKQLDDAAANPAIRNVVVMAHHPIDDPSPTQNSQLGDRKEAELLVRWLADFRASTGKGAAYMAGHAGTFAATRTDGVLLPLTGNSGKSPAAAPDAGGFTGWALVGIDPAARVAGAAERNWSAPERSWFQVELRPHVDALELTAPATLRRGQTAPATATVVQDDRRVPVSFPVSADWSGSTFLHIGPAKTAPFWSVASYDPATGQLTALRPGSADLSVTVNGVTKTATVKVDW, encoded by the coding sequence GTGTCACCGTTCCGTCCATCGATCAACCGGGCGACGACAGGCCGGCGTACGGCGGTCAGCGTGCTGGCCGGCGGTCTGCTCGCCACCGGCGCCTTCGCCCCCGCGTTCGCCCAGCCCGTCCCAGACCCGGGTCGCGCGCCCGTCGAAGCCCTCAGGCATTCGTCGGCGCCGTCGGACATCGCCGATGTCGCCATCGCGCCGGCCGGCGAAGGTCTCGTCACCAGCCGCAAGGACAGTCCGGTCGCGCCCGGCGTGAACTACACCGCCTTCGAGCGTCTCGACGCACGTGGCTGGCTGCGAGGTGACTTCCTCGTCGCGGACCTGGACCAGCACGGCGTCACCGTCGACTACGTCAACACCGGCAAGGTCTCCGGTGGCCTGCCGCTCAGTCAGCAGCTCGCTCGCAAGGGCGCGATCGCCGGTGTCAACGGCGACTTCTTCGACATCAACGACACCACGGCCCCGCTCGGGGTTGGGATCGAACGCGGCGGCCGCCTGATCAACGCGCCGGCCGCCGGCCACAACGACACCGCGGTGATCGGCAAGGACGGCCTCGGCAAGATCGCCCAGGTCTTCCTGCAAGGCACCGCGACGGACGACGACGCGACCAAGCTCGACCTCACCAACCTCAACTCGCCGACCGTCGACGCGAACGGCATCGGCCTCTACACCCCCGAATGGGGCGACGCCCCGCGCACTCGCACGGTCGACGGCCTGCCGACGGTCCGCGAGGTACTACTCCGCGACGGCGTCGTCGTCTCGTCGGCCACCACACCCGGTACGACGCCGCTCGCCGCGAACGAGCTCGCTCTGATCGGCCGCGACACCGGAGCCACCGCGCTCGCCGCGTTCGAGGTCGGCGACAAGGTGGAGGTCCAGTACGGTCCGCGCTCCGACGCCGCCGATATCGCGGTGGGCATCAGTGGCAACGTTCAGCTCGCCCGGGACGGCAAGGTGCCCGACGACGTCCCGGACGCCGACCTGGCGCCCCGCACCGCGGTGGGATTCACCGACAACGGCCGCCGGATGGTGTTGCTGACGGTCGACGGCCGGGCGACCGGCTCGCGCGGACTGTCGCTCAAGGAGATGGGCCAGCTGATGGTCGGCCTCGGCGCCGACGACGTCCTGAACCTCGACGGCGGCGGTTCTTCGACGATGCTGGCTCGCTCGCCCGGTGAGCAGGCACCCGAGGTGGTCAACAACCCGTCCGACGGCGGCGAACGCCTGGTGCCGAACGGCCTGGGACTCCTTCCCACCAAGGGATCCGGGCGCCTCACCGGCTTCCAGGTGGAAGCCGCCGGTACTGCGGCCGAGCTGCCCGACACCGACATCTCCAAGAGCTCCCGCGTGCTCACCGGCCTCAGCCGGGTCCTCACAGCACGCGGGCACGACGAAACCTACGCGCCGGCCCCCGGTACGCCGTACTGGTCGGTCGGCAGCAATGCCCGGGTCACCAGTCAGGGGGTCGTCACCGGTCGCCGCGCCGGCGACGTCATCGTCACCGCCCAGCGAGGTCAGGCCCGCGGCCGGTTCCCGATGACCGTGCTCGGTACGCCGATCCGGCTGGCTCCGTCGACCCGCCAAGTTTCGTTGCCGGATGCAACCTCCAAGGGATTCTTCACCGTCGACGGCTTCGACGCGGACGGCTTCTCCACCTGGGTGGAGCCGCGCGACGTCCAGCTGACCTACGACCCGGCGCTGATCAAGCTCGTTGCCCGAGGCAATGGGTTCGACGTGACCGCGGTCGGCGCCGATGCCGTCTCCACGGTCGTGACGGCGAAGGTCGGCGCCTTGACGACCCAGCTCAGTGTGACCGCCGGCCTCACCAGCCAGGTGGTGGACGAGGTCGACGATCCCGCCAAGTGGCAGGCGAACGCCGTACCGGTCGGAGCCGCGACGGCTTCGAGGTCTGTTGCCGAAGGCCACGACGGTGGTCAGGCGATCGCGCTCGACTACTCGTTGACGGGCAGCACGGCGACGCGCGCGGCGTACCTGTCCCAGACGCCGCAGCAGACGTTGCCCGGACAGCCGCAGAAGCTCGGCGCCTGGGTGTACGGCGATGGCAAGGGTGCGTGGTTGCGGGCCAACGCGTACGACGGCGCCGGTGGCTCGGCGCAGACGCTGAACCTGGCGGCCGCGGTCGACTGGACCGGCTGGAAGTACGTCGAGGCGACCATTCCGCCGGGGCTGACGATGCCGCTGAGGTTCTGGCGGATCTACGTGGTCGAGACCGTGCCGACCCGGCAGTACTCCGGCCGCATCGTCATCGACGACCTGACCGTCCGCGGTGCGCCGCCCGTGACGATGACGCCGCCGGCCAAGGTGATCGATCCGATGGTCGTCACCGACGGGACGGTCACCGGTGGCGGCCGGTGGCGGTTCGCCGTGATGTCGGACGCGCAGTTCACCGCCGACGACCCCGAATCGGGGAACGCGAAGCAGGCCCGGCGCACGATCCGCGAAGCACTCGCGCAGCACCCGGACTTCCTGGTCATCAACGGCGACTTCGTCGACCGTGGTTTTGCGAACGACATCGCGCTGGCCAAGAAGATCATCGACGAAGAGGTCGCCGGCAAGGTCCCGGTGCACTACGTCCCGGGCAACCACGAGAGCTACGGCCCCGGGGACCTGTCCGAGTGGACCAAGGTGTTCGGCGCCCCCACCAGCACCTTCGACCACAAGGGCACCCGCTTCGTACTGCGGGACTCCTCGCTCGGGTCGCTCCGCGCCGGTGGGTTCGACCAGATCCTCGATCTGCGCAAACAACTCGACGATGCGGCGGCGAACCCGGCGATCCGCAACGTCGTGGTGATGGCACACCACCCGATCGACGATCCGTCACCGACGCAGAACTCCCAGCTCGGCGATCGCAAGGAGGCCGAGTTGCTGGTCCGCTGGCTCGCCGACTTCCGGGCATCGACCGGCAAGGGCGCGGCGTACATGGCAGGGCACGCAGGGACCTTCGCGGCGACCCGGACCGACGGCGTACTGCTGCCGCTGACCGGCAACTCGGGCAAGAGCCCAGCGGCCGCGCCCGATGCGGGTGGTTTCACCGGCTGGGCGCTCGTCGGGATCGACCCGGCAGCGCGGGTTGCCGGCGCGGCTGAGCGGAACTGGTCGGCGCCGGAGCGCTCCTGGTTCCAGGTCGAACTCCGGCCGCATGTGGACGCGCTCGAGCTGACCGCCCCGGCGACCCTCCGCCGCGGACAGACCGCGCCCGCCACGGCGACCGTGGTACAGGACGACCGTCGCGTCCCCGTCTCCTTCCCGGTCTCGGCCGACTGGTCGGGTTCGACGTTCCTGCACATCGGCCCGGCCAAGACGGCGCCCTTCTGGTCCGTCGCCTCCTACGACCCGGCCACCGGCCAACTCACCGCCCTCCGCCCCGGCTCGGCCGACCTGTCAGTCACCGTCAACGGCGTCACCAAGACAGCCACCGTGAAGGTCGACTGGTAG
- a CDS encoding MFS transporter, whose amino-acid sequence MSHEREATSPPQSLREAWVALAGLSAVFLFEMLDNSILNVALPTIGRDLRASTVALQWVTGAYVVVFGGLMLLFGAIADRFGRRRTMLVGLVVLGLASLATAFVSSAGQLIAVRAVMGVAAAMTTPGSIALAFRLFDTDKLQVKAITLISTVGLVGLAVGPTVGGFVLAFAPWQVLLLVNVPIAALALIGVRAGIAADDPAELHHDPVDVLGALLSTATIVLALLAPTLFVNEGAGSWAPWTVSGAAVVAGTLFVVRSRTAQYPLLDLRLIARPLVSSALAYKAAAGLAVAGLGYMVTLQLQLDWGWTPVQASLGMLPQVVVLIAGGRLVGPFVERVGADRAAWISSAAVVSGLAIFGVFSSFGYPWVAVSLVLVAAGMRVIGTVAGFNVLRGLPKNRTTIGAALLDTATQVTPGIGLAVTGTILAALFAGDIAVSNWTEQQTSQFEQAVTMAGLTLTVIAGALVGWAMLRARGVAADAPSESDAEALEV is encoded by the coding sequence ATGAGCCATGAACGAGAGGCGACCTCACCTCCCCAGTCCCTGCGCGAGGCCTGGGTCGCCCTGGCCGGCCTGTCCGCGGTGTTCCTGTTCGAGATGCTCGACAACTCGATCCTCAATGTCGCGCTGCCCACGATCGGGCGCGACCTGCGGGCTTCCACGGTCGCGCTGCAGTGGGTGACCGGCGCGTACGTCGTCGTGTTCGGCGGACTGATGCTGCTGTTCGGCGCGATCGCCGACAGATTCGGCCGGCGCCGGACGATGCTCGTCGGCCTGGTGGTGCTGGGTCTCGCGAGTCTGGCGACCGCCTTCGTCAGCTCCGCCGGACAACTGATCGCCGTCCGTGCCGTGATGGGTGTCGCCGCGGCGATGACCACCCCCGGTTCGATCGCGCTCGCCTTCCGGCTGTTCGACACGGACAAGCTCCAGGTCAAGGCGATCACCCTGATTTCGACCGTCGGTCTGGTCGGCCTCGCGGTCGGCCCGACGGTCGGTGGCTTCGTGCTCGCATTCGCCCCTTGGCAGGTGCTCCTGCTGGTGAACGTTCCGATCGCGGCGCTCGCGCTCATCGGCGTACGGGCAGGGATTGCCGCTGACGATCCGGCTGAGTTGCACCACGACCCGGTGGACGTTCTCGGAGCACTGCTGAGTACGGCGACGATCGTGCTCGCGCTGCTCGCGCCGACCCTGTTCGTCAACGAAGGCGCTGGTTCGTGGGCACCGTGGACGGTATCGGGCGCGGCCGTCGTCGCCGGGACTCTCTTTGTCGTCCGCTCCCGCACAGCGCAGTACCCGCTGCTCGACCTGCGGCTCATCGCCCGCCCGCTGGTGTCGAGCGCCCTGGCCTACAAGGCCGCAGCCGGTCTGGCGGTCGCGGGTCTCGGCTACATGGTCACGCTGCAACTGCAGCTCGACTGGGGGTGGACGCCCGTGCAGGCTTCCCTCGGCATGCTCCCGCAGGTTGTGGTCCTGATCGCCGGCGGCAGACTCGTCGGTCCGTTCGTGGAGCGGGTCGGTGCCGATCGAGCCGCCTGGATCAGCTCTGCCGCGGTCGTGTCCGGGTTAGCGATCTTCGGCGTGTTCAGTAGTTTCGGTTATCCCTGGGTGGCCGTGTCCCTAGTGCTCGTGGCCGCGGGGATGCGGGTCATCGGCACGGTTGCCGGCTTCAATGTGCTCCGCGGTCTGCCGAAGAACCGGACCACGATCGGCGCGGCGCTGCTCGATACCGCCACCCAGGTCACCCCTGGCATCGGCCTGGCGGTGACGGGCACCATCCTCGCGGCGCTCTTCGCCGGAGACATCGCCGTCTCGAACTGGACCGAGCAGCAGACTTCGCAGTTCGAGCAGGCGGTCACGATGGCCGGCCTCACGCTGACGGTGATCGCCGGCGCACTCGTCGGCTGGGCGATGCTGCGCGCACGAGGCGTCGCCGCCGACGCTCCGAGTGAGTCGGATGCCGAGGCCCTCGAGGTGTAG
- a CDS encoding ABC transporter ATP-binding protein translates to MKRPEYDPAAPQEAARLPVARTATVRAYLKTLFKRHRRAFGWLTLVNAVAALSGMVGPWLLGNVVEKLSHGKTDVDLPYVVLGFVCALAVQTVFVRLTRLRGAVLGEEMLADLREDFLVRAVALPPGVLERAGTGDLLSRITTDVDRLSHAMRDAVPQLTIAVIWAGLLIGALVVTAPELAVAVVIAAPILIIGGRWYFRRAPSAYRSEAAGYAAVASALAETVDAGRTVETHRLGDRRVELGDTRIGQWVAWERYTLYLRMILFPVINMTHTVALAAVLVVGGGLAINGWITVGALTTGALFIQMLVEPVNMMIRWYDELQVAQVSLARLVGVREVEAAAIGDDTEPDGRTVLADEVRFGYLEGRDVLHGVTLTVEPGARVALVGPSGAGKSTLGRLLAGIYSPRLGDITLGGAALDRMSAEQVRSHVALVNQEHHVFVGTVRDNLRLARPTASDAELWTALRSVDAHAWVAGFEHGLDTEVGSGGVSLTPAQAQQVALARLVLADPHTLVLDEATSLMDPRAARHLERSLAGVLEGRTVVAIAHRLHTAHDADVIAVVEDGRIVELGGHDELVDAEGPYAALWHSWHGDR, encoded by the coding sequence GTGAAGCGCCCCGAGTACGACCCGGCAGCGCCGCAGGAAGCGGCTCGCCTGCCGGTAGCTCGCACCGCAACAGTGCGGGCGTATTTGAAGACCCTGTTCAAGCGGCATCGCCGTGCCTTCGGTTGGCTGACCCTGGTCAACGCGGTGGCGGCACTGAGCGGCATGGTCGGGCCGTGGCTTCTCGGCAACGTGGTGGAGAAGCTCTCGCACGGCAAGACGGACGTGGACCTTCCGTACGTCGTACTGGGCTTCGTCTGCGCGCTTGCCGTGCAGACGGTGTTCGTCCGGCTCACCCGGCTTCGCGGTGCGGTGCTGGGCGAGGAGATGCTGGCCGACCTGCGCGAGGACTTCCTCGTCCGTGCGGTCGCGCTGCCGCCCGGCGTACTGGAGCGAGCCGGTACCGGCGACCTGCTGTCCCGGATCACCACGGACGTGGACCGTCTCTCGCACGCCATGCGCGACGCGGTTCCCCAGTTGACGATCGCGGTGATCTGGGCCGGGTTGCTGATCGGCGCCCTGGTCGTGACCGCGCCGGAGTTGGCGGTCGCCGTGGTGATCGCGGCTCCGATCCTGATCATCGGGGGTCGCTGGTACTTCCGCCGCGCACCATCGGCGTACCGGTCGGAGGCGGCCGGCTATGCGGCGGTTGCGTCGGCGCTGGCCGAGACCGTGGACGCCGGCCGGACCGTGGAGACGCACCGGCTCGGTGACCGCCGGGTCGAGCTCGGTGACACCCGGATCGGCCAGTGGGTCGCCTGGGAGCGGTACACGCTCTACCTGCGGATGATCCTGTTCCCGGTGATCAACATGACCCACACGGTCGCGCTGGCCGCGGTCCTGGTGGTCGGCGGTGGCCTGGCGATCAACGGCTGGATCACCGTCGGCGCGCTCACCACGGGTGCGCTCTTCATCCAGATGCTGGTCGAGCCGGTCAACATGATGATCCGCTGGTACGACGAGTTGCAGGTGGCCCAGGTCTCGCTGGCGCGGCTGGTCGGCGTTCGCGAGGTCGAGGCGGCCGCTATCGGCGACGACACCGAGCCGGACGGGCGGACCGTGCTCGCCGACGAGGTCCGCTTCGGCTATCTGGAAGGCCGCGACGTGCTGCACGGCGTCACGTTGACGGTCGAGCCGGGGGCTCGGGTCGCGCTCGTAGGCCCTTCTGGTGCAGGGAAATCGACTCTCGGCCGATTGCTGGCCGGGATCTACTCGCCACGGTTGGGCGACATCACCCTGGGTGGTGCCGCGCTGGACCGGATGTCGGCCGAGCAGGTCCGCAGTCACGTTGCCTTGGTCAACCAGGAGCACCACGTGTTCGTCGGGACCGTCCGCGACAACCTGCGGCTGGCTCGTCCGACCGCGAGTGACGCGGAGCTGTGGACGGCGCTGCGGTCGGTCGACGCGCACGCCTGGGTGGCCGGGTTCGAACACGGCCTCGACACCGAGGTCGGTTCGGGTGGCGTCTCACTGACTCCGGCCCAGGCCCAGCAGGTGGCGCTGGCCCGGTTGGTGCTGGCGGATCCGCACACGCTGGTCCTCGACGAGGCCACCTCGTTGATGGACCCGCGGGCCGCGCGGCATCTGGAGCGGTCGCTGGCCGGCGTACTGGAAGGCCGGACCGTGGTCGCGATCGCGCACCGGCTGCACACCGCCCACGACGCGGACGTGATCGCGGTCGTCGAGGACGGCCGGATCGTGGAGCTCGGCGGGCACGACGAACTGGTCGATGCCGAAGGCCCCTATGCGGCACTGTGGCACTCCTGGCACGGTGACCGCTGA
- a CDS encoding rhodanese-like domain-containing protein codes for MFQNSEIPAVGVADLDDELLAEAFVLDVREPDEWNRGHIEGATHIPLGQLQERVGEVPLDQKVLCVCAVGGRSSMATQFLASQGRDAVNFEGGMQAWEAASRPVSLD; via the coding sequence ATGTTCCAGAATTCCGAGATTCCTGCCGTGGGCGTAGCCGACCTTGACGACGAACTGCTGGCCGAGGCGTTCGTTCTCGACGTCCGGGAGCCCGACGAGTGGAATCGCGGCCACATCGAGGGTGCGACGCACATCCCGCTCGGCCAGTTGCAGGAGCGCGTCGGCGAAGTGCCGCTGGACCAGAAGGTGCTCTGCGTCTGCGCGGTCGGCGGCCGCTCGTCGATGGCGACGCAGTTCCTCGCCTCCCAGGGCCGCGACGCGGTCAACTTCGAGGGCGGGATGCAGGCCTGGGAGGCCGCGAGCCGTCCGGTGTCGCTGGACTGA
- a CDS encoding S66 peptidase family protein, which translates to MIEVRRPARLAAGDRVAVVAPAGPLDGARLEIGLKYLRDWGLEVEVMPAALGRHDKLPYLASEDTARAADFRAAWLEPDFKAVICARGGYGVQRMLQHLDVEELAAVDKILVGFSDITALHEVLNARGLVTIHGPMAAAVEQLGSEQGRDRLRDLLFAPESVTDLLAPAGARSVVPGTAEGRLLGGNLALLAASLGTPTFARPAGIVVLEDVGEDGYRIDRLLTQLLRSGWFDQVSGLVIGDFTESDSTDLVAEVIRERLVPLGVPMLEGAAVGHAELNLALPLGLPVRLEGTRLTPLLPALS; encoded by the coding sequence GTGATCGAGGTGAGGAGGCCGGCGCGGTTGGCGGCCGGGGATCGAGTGGCCGTGGTTGCTCCGGCCGGGCCGTTGGACGGTGCACGCCTGGAGATCGGGCTCAAGTACCTGCGGGACTGGGGGCTCGAGGTCGAGGTGATGCCCGCGGCGCTGGGGCGGCACGACAAGTTGCCGTATCTCGCGTCGGAGGACACGGCCCGCGCGGCGGACTTCCGGGCGGCGTGGCTGGAGCCGGACTTCAAGGCGGTGATCTGCGCACGCGGCGGGTACGGCGTACAGCGCATGCTCCAGCACCTCGACGTCGAGGAGCTGGCGGCTGTCGACAAGATCCTTGTCGGCTTCAGTGACATCACCGCCCTGCACGAGGTGCTGAACGCGCGTGGCCTGGTGACGATCCACGGGCCGATGGCCGCCGCCGTCGAGCAACTCGGCTCTGAACAAGGCCGGGATCGCCTGCGCGACCTGCTGTTCGCTCCCGAGTCGGTGACGGATCTGCTCGCTCCCGCCGGCGCCCGTTCCGTAGTCCCCGGTACTGCGGAAGGCCGCCTGCTCGGGGGCAACCTGGCGCTCCTGGCAGCGAGCCTCGGTACGCCGACCTTCGCGCGGCCGGCCGGGATCGTCGTCCTGGAGGACGTCGGCGAGGACGGCTACCGGATCGACCGGTTGCTCACCCAGCTGCTCAGGTCCGGCTGGTTCGACCAGGTCAGCGGTCTGGTGATCGGCGACTTCACCGAGTCCGACAGCACCGACCTGGTCGCCGAGGTGATCCGCGAGCGACTCGTCCCCCTCGGCGTACCGATGCTCGAAGGCGCCGCCGTCGGCCACGCCGAACTCAACCTGGCCCTGCCGCTCGGCCTTCCGGTCCGGCTGGAAGGCACGAGGCTGACTCCGCTACTTCCCGCTTTGAGCTAG
- a CDS encoding TetR/AcrR family transcriptional regulator: MADSGLRERKKARTRRHIAETAARLFAERGYEKVAVSEVARAAEVAEQTLYNYFPTKEQLVTDREDQIQDQLSELIRSRPAGTSPAAAIRDFVLETVSEIGGRPAETARGNLGYLAAISPAVNRLALETTDRLGTALAAAVLESSTVAPELARLQGIALAGVFRIIISESGTRTHNGQTPAEIVADLRPQFETILTELDRWLTPTT; encoded by the coding sequence ATGGCTGACAGCGGACTGCGCGAGCGGAAGAAGGCCCGCACGCGGCGGCACATCGCCGAGACCGCCGCCCGGCTGTTCGCCGAGCGCGGCTACGAGAAGGTGGCGGTCAGCGAGGTCGCGCGCGCGGCCGAGGTGGCGGAGCAGACGCTCTACAACTACTTCCCGACCAAGGAACAGCTGGTCACCGACCGCGAGGACCAGATCCAGGACCAGCTGAGCGAACTGATCCGCTCGCGGCCGGCCGGGACGAGCCCGGCCGCGGCCATCCGCGACTTCGTCCTCGAGACCGTTTCGGAGATCGGCGGCAGGCCGGCCGAAACCGCCCGCGGCAACCTCGGCTATCTGGCGGCGATCAGTCCTGCCGTCAACCGGCTGGCACTGGAGACGACCGACCGCCTCGGCACGGCGCTGGCCGCGGCCGTCCTGGAGTCGAGCACGGTCGCACCGGAGCTGGCACGCCTGCAGGGCATCGCCCTGGCCGGCGTGTTCCGCATCATCATCAGCGAGTCCGGCACCCGCACCCACAACGGCCAGACCCCGGCCGAGATCGTCGCCGACCTGCGCCCCCAGTTCGAGACCATCCTCACCGAACTGGACCGCTGGCTGACCCCCACCACCTGA
- a CDS encoding GrpB family protein, translated as MRLDPIEIVEYDVRRPALFEEQRRRDPADRAECARIKRELAAADDEDRPAYRAGKAPFITGVLTKLGV; from the coding sequence ATGCGGCTGGATCCGATCGAAATCGTCGAGTACGACGTCCGCCGGCCGGCGCTGTTCGAGGAGCAGCGCCGGCGGGATCCGGCCGACCGAGCCGAGTGTGCCCGGATCAAGCGGGAGCTGGCGGCGGCTGACGACGAGGACCGGCCTGCCTACCGAGCCGGCAAGGCCCCGTTCATCACCGGCGTGCTGACGAAGCTGGGGGTCTGA
- a CDS encoding S9 family peptidase, with the protein MLTTLLSLPTVMAFDVDSEGRLLIAYDGSGIRQLHEIGRDGSWRTLTDLADTVRGARYIPGARRAVIEHDTDGNERGQLSLLDLEADGLPELVPLVQDPAYLHRLIDARPDRVLFSTNRRNDVDFDLVARDLATGADTVLYDGGGFMGPVAVSPDDRWALILMAGGPGNSVQLLLVETTTQAVTELTAFDAPNCQDSPSWLPDSSGFVISSDADRDRMALRRFDLATGSWSDLLVDDQRDLAGWSCPDGEHLLVGSTEDGEVSLALHSLADGALVAPIDLPGGGLAARQIGARDPLWSEDGSHAVINYTSPVQPPVVVRYTRETGGLLTVEAPDMPELPAGLAHPESHRVPSSDGEQVPVFVYRPADGGDGSAVIHIHGGPEAAAMRSWNAVIAGLVADGHTVVVPNVRGSAAYGRRWYSLDDKRLRLDSVADLAAIHAWLPSIGVDQSRVALFGGSYGGYMVLAGLAFQPTLWAAGVDIVGIASLVTFLENTSDYRRAVREREYGTLADDRDFLAEASPLNRVDDIRAPLFVIHGANDPRVPLSEAEQIAEALAKRDIPCQLLVYSDEGHGLAKRQNRLDAYPKAFAFLAEHLAQSGK; encoded by the coding sequence GTGCTGACCACGCTGCTCTCGCTGCCCACCGTCATGGCCTTCGATGTGGACAGCGAGGGTCGCCTGCTGATCGCGTACGACGGGAGTGGCATCCGTCAACTGCACGAGATCGGCCGGGACGGGAGTTGGCGGACTCTGACCGACCTCGCCGACACCGTCCGGGGCGCCCGGTACATCCCGGGCGCCCGCCGGGCCGTGATCGAGCACGACACCGACGGCAACGAGCGCGGCCAGTTGTCCCTGCTCGACCTGGAGGCGGACGGCCTTCCCGAGCTCGTCCCGCTCGTCCAGGACCCGGCGTACCTGCACCGGCTGATCGATGCCAGACCGGACCGAGTGCTGTTCTCCACCAACCGGCGCAACGACGTCGACTTCGACCTGGTCGCGCGAGACCTGGCAACCGGTGCCGACACGGTGCTGTACGACGGTGGCGGCTTCATGGGCCCGGTCGCGGTGTCACCGGACGACCGCTGGGCACTGATCCTGATGGCCGGCGGCCCTGGCAACTCGGTCCAGTTGCTCCTGGTCGAGACGACCACCCAGGCGGTCACCGAGTTGACCGCCTTCGACGCACCGAACTGTCAGGACTCGCCCAGCTGGCTGCCGGACTCGTCCGGGTTCGTGATCTCGAGCGACGCCGATCGTGACCGGATGGCCTTGCGGCGCTTCGACCTCGCGACCGGTAGCTGGAGCGATCTCCTGGTCGACGACCAGCGGGATCTGGCCGGTTGGAGCTGCCCGGACGGCGAGCACCTGCTGGTCGGCAGTACTGAGGACGGCGAAGTCTCGCTTGCCCTGCACAGCCTGGCCGACGGTGCTCTGGTAGCGCCGATAGACCTTCCAGGAGGCGGCCTCGCTGCTCGGCAGATAGGAGCGAGGGATCCGCTGTGGTCCGAGGACGGCAGTCATGCGGTGATCAACTACACCTCACCTGTGCAGCCGCCTGTGGTGGTCCGCTACACGCGCGAGACCGGCGGACTCCTGACCGTCGAGGCGCCCGACATGCCGGAGCTGCCGGCCGGTCTGGCACATCCCGAGAGCCACCGGGTGCCGAGTTCGGACGGCGAGCAGGTCCCGGTGTTCGTGTATCGCCCGGCCGACGGTGGTGACGGGTCGGCGGTCATCCACATTCACGGTGGCCCCGAGGCTGCCGCGATGCGGAGCTGGAACGCGGTGATCGCCGGGCTCGTCGCGGACGGCCACACGGTCGTGGTGCCGAACGTGCGCGGCTCGGCGGCGTACGGGAGGCGCTGGTACTCCCTCGACGACAAGCGGCTCCGGCTGGACTCGGTGGCCGACCTCGCTGCCATCCATGCCTGGCTGCCGTCGATCGGGGTGGACCAGAGCCGGGTCGCGCTCTTCGGCGGCTCGTACGGCGGCTACATGGTGCTCGCCGGACTCGCTTTTCAGCCGACGCTCTGGGCGGCCGGCGTCGACATCGTCGGAATCGCCTCGCTGGTGACGTTCCTGGAGAACACCTCCGACTACCGGCGGGCGGTCCGCGAGCGCGAGTACGGCACGCTGGCCGACGACCGGGACTTCCTGGCGGAGGCCAGCCCGCTCAACCGGGTGGACGACATCCGGGCGCCGCTGTTCGTCATCCACGGCGCCAACGACCCGCGCGTCCCGCTGTCCGAGGCGGAGCAGATCGCCGAAGCCCTGGCCAAGCGGGACATCCCCTGCCAACTGCTCGTGTACTCCGACGAGGGCCACGGCCTGGCGAAGCGCCAGAACCGCCTCGACGCCTACCCGAAGGCCTTCGCGTTCCTCGCGGAGCACCTAGCTCAAAGCGGGAAGTAG